In a single window of the Labrus mixtus chromosome 20, fLabMix1.1, whole genome shotgun sequence genome:
- the rfx1a gene encoding MHC class II regulatory factor RFX1a isoform X2 yields MATSGYVGEIQQAAQTQGAIITVTSGQPDDNSNPPTAPQFLAEIQTAVSTPTIITSTGQTTHTDQDASITAQKPAAGSQAQSAAQAQPAQTQYVTAEIQGSPTESGNSQSTPQYIVVTVTEGSLHSSDSVSDSSPPPAVVQTGVPTQVVQQVQAAQQRSVVQATSQIAKTEPGTQLSVTSLQPVHISPEVQQQLTPVQHVYTNQVQYVEGTDTSYTTSTIRSGTFPYTDTPLYTQTTAAQYYEGQTTPGSQASTPGTPLTVSVTAGTAGGVSMFVAQPTSAAGGGATVVTTGGTTNGAGDGAGTNGGAAGSYVIQGGYMLGSGSGGAAGNSQNYSHTARASPATVSITEGEESSVPSADKKWLLDNYETAEGVSLPRSTLYCHYLLHCQEQKLEPVNAASFGKLIRSVFMGLRTRRLGTRGNSKYHYYGLRIKAGSSLLRLMEDQQHLAMRQQPFSQKQRLKPVHKVEGMTNGTAAGAGQQQQQQGSGQVDISTQVQQYQQFLDASRALPEFPDIDLQGKALPEGIELEHIKSFQLLYREHCEAILDVMVNLQFTLVETLWKTFWRFSQNQAGDATLAVHDESEKRLPKSCLVLLCKYDPVLRWSRDCDNSLYQGLVEILIPDVLRPIPSALTQAIRNFAKSLESWLTNAMMNIPEEMVRIKVTSANAFAQTLRRYTSLNHLAQAARAVLQNTAQINQMLSDLNRVDFANVQEQASWVCRCEDRVVQRLEQDFKLTLQQQNSLEQWAAWLDSVVSQVLKPYQHSPAFPKAAKLFLLKWSFYSSMVIRDLTLRSAASFGSFHLIRLLYDEYMYYLIEHRVAQAKGETPIAVMGEFASLGRGLSQLDPDKEEDEEEDDESDDEGQELSLPSDVAVLGDESLEPPAKLARTDQRVLFTTGAADN; encoded by the exons ATGGCCACCTCAGGCTATGTAGGTGAGATTCAACAGGCAGCCCAAACCCAGGGGGCTATTATTACTGTCACATCGGGGCAACCTGACGACAACTCCAACCCTCCCACTGCCCCTCAGTTTCTGGCTGAGATTCAGACTGCTGTGTCCACACCCACCATCATCACATCCACAGGCCAAACTACTCACACTGATCAAGATGCCTCAATCACCGCTCAAAAGCCCGCAGCTGGAAGTCAAGCCCAGTCAGCAGCACAGGCCCAGCCAGCTCAGACACAGTATGTGACTGCAGAGATCCAGGGCTCCCCTACCGAGTCGGGAAATTCTCAAAGCACTCCTCAGTACATTGTTGTTACAGTCACAG aGGGCTCCCTTCACTCAAGTGACAGTGTGTCAGACTCAAGTCCCCCTCCAGCTGTGGTGCAGACAGGTGTCCCCACGCAGGTTGTTCAGCAGGTGCAGGCAGCTCAACAG AGGTCTGTGGTGCAGGCCACCTCTCAGATAGCCAAGACTGAGCCAGGCACCCAGCTCAGTGTCACCAGTCTGCAGCCTGTTCACATCAGTCCAGAG gtccagcagcagctcacacCAGTGCAACATGTGTACACCAATCAGGTGCAGTATGTTGAAGGAACAGACACCAGCTACACCACTAGCACCAT TCGTTCCGGCACCTTCCCTTACACTGACACCCCGCTGTATACCCAGACCACAGCTGCCCAGTATTATGAAGGTCAGACAACCCCAGGCTCCCAGGCCTCCACCCCTGGCACacctctcactgtctctgtgaCTGCTGGCACAGCAGGTGGGGTTTCCATGTTTGTGGCCCAGCCCACAAGTGCAGCAGGGGGCGGGGCCACAGTGGTGACCACAGGTGGAACCACCAATGGGGCAGGGGATGGGGCAGGCACAAATGGTGGCGCAGCCGGCAGCTATGTGATCCAGGGGGGTTACATGCTGGGCAGCGGCAGCGGGGGTGCAGCTGGCAACAGCCAGAACTACTCACACACTGCCCGCGCCTCTCCAGCCACCGTGAGTATTACAGAGGGCGAGGAGAGTAGCGTGCCGTCGGCAGACAAGAAG TGGTTGCTGGACAACTATGAGACAGCTGAAGGAGTTAGTTTGCCACGTTCAACCCTGTACTGCCACTACCTGCTGCACTGCCAGGAGCAGAAACTGGAGCCCGTTAATGCTGCCTCTTTTGGGAAACTCATCAGATCTGTGTTTATGGGGCTTCGCACACGTCGCCTGGGCACACG GGGTAATTCTAAATACCACTACTATGGGCTGAGGATCAAGGCCGGCTCTTCTCTCCTCCGTCTGATGGAAGACCAGCAACATCTGGCTATGAGGCAGCAGCCCTTCTCACAGAaacagag attGAAGCCTGTTCATAAAGTGGAGGGGATGACCAATgggacagcagcaggagcaggtcagcagcagcagcagcaggggtctGGGCAGGTGGACATCAGCACCCAGGTTCAGCAGTACCAGCAGTTCCTAG aTGCATCAAGAGCTCTCCCAGAGTTCCCAGACATCGACCTCCAGGGGAAGGCTCTGCCAGAGGGCATCGAGCTGGAGCACATAAAGAGCTTTCAGCTGCTGTACAGAGAACACTGCGAG GCAATTTTAGATGTGATGGTCAACCTGCAGTTTACCCTGGTGGAAACTCTGTGGAAAACCTTCTGGAGGTTCAGCCAGAATCAGGCTGGAGACGCCACGCTGGCTGT tcacGATGAGTCAGAGAAGCGCCTCCCAAAGTCCTGCCTGGTGTTGCTGTGCAAGTACGATCCAGTACTGCGCTGGAGTCGTGACTGTGACAACAGCCTGTACCAGGGCCTGGTGGAAATCCTCATCCCTGATGTCCTCAGGCCAATCCCCA GTGCCTTAACTCAAGCCATCCGCAACTTTGCCAAGAGTCTGGAGAGCTGGCTGACTAATGCCATGATGAACATCCCTGAGGAAATGGTCCGCATCAAG GTAACATCTGCAAATGCATTTGCTCAGACGCTGCGTCGCTACACCAGTCTGAACCACCTCGCACAAGCAGCCCGTGCTGTGCTCCAGAACACAGCCCAGATCAACCAGATGCTCTCTGACCTCAACCGCGTTGACTTTGCCAACGTCCAG GAGCAGGCTTCATGGGTGTGCAGGTGTGAGGACCGTGTCGTCCAGCGGCTGGAGCAGGACTTTAAGCTGACCCTCCAGCAGCAGAACTCTCTTGAACAGTGGGCGGCGTGGCTCGACAGCGTGGTGTCCCAGGTCCTGAAGCCCTACCAGCACAGCCCCGCATTCCCCAAGGCCGCCAAGCTCTTCCTGCTGAAGTGGTCCTTTTACAG CTCCATGGTGATCAGAGACCTGACCCTGAGGAGTGCCGCAAGTTTTGGTTCCTTTCACCTGATCCGCCTGCTGTATGATGAATACATGTACTACCTGATCGAGCATAGGGTGGCTCAAGCCAAAGGAGAGACTCCCATTGCTGTCATGGGAGAG TTTGCCAGTTTGGGTCGGGGTCTAAGCCAACTGGATCCTGACAAAG aggaagacgaggaagaggatgatgagaGCGATGATGAAGGTCAGGAGCTGTCCCTTCCCTCCGACGTGGCTGTGCTCGGGGACGAGTCTCTGGAGCCGCCTGCTAAGCTGGCCAGAACCGACCAGAGAGTCCTGTTCACGACCGGGGCCGCCGACAACTAA
- the rfx1a gene encoding MHC class II regulatory factor RFX1a isoform X4 produces the protein MATSGYVGEIQQAAQTQGAIITVTSGQPDDNSNPPTAPQFLAEIQTAVSTPTIITSTGQTTHTDQDASITAQKPAAGSQAQSAAQAQPAQTQYVTAEIQGSPTESGNSQSTPQYIVVTVTEGSLHSSDSVSDSSPPPAVVQTGVPTQVVQQVQAAQQRSVVQATSQIAKTEPGTQLSVTSLQPVHISPEVQQQLTPVQHVYTNQVQYVEGTDTSYTTSTIRSGTFPYTDTPLYTQTTAAQYYEGQTTPGSQASTPGTPLTVSVTAGTAGGVSMFVAQPTSAAGGGATVVTTGGTTNGAGDGAGTNGGAAGSYVIQGGYMLGSGSGGAAGNSQNYSHTARASPATWLLDNYETAEGVSLPRSTLYCHYLLHCQEQKLEPVNAASFGKLIRSVFMGLRTRRLGTRGNSKYHYYGLRIKAGSSLLRLMEDQQHLAMRQQPFSQKQRLKPVHKVEGMTNGTAAGAGQQQQQQGSGQVDISTQVQQYQQFLDASRALPEFPDIDLQGKALPEGIELEHIKSFQLLYREHCEAILDVMVNLQFTLVETLWKTFWRFSQNQAGDATLAVHDESEKRLPKSCLVLLCKYDPVLRWSRDCDNSLYQGLVEILIPDVLRPIPSALTQAIRNFAKSLESWLTNAMMNIPEEMVRIKVTSANAFAQTLRRYTSLNHLAQAARAVLQNTAQINQMLSDLNRVDFANVQEQASWVCRCEDRVVQRLEQDFKLTLQQQNSLEQWAAWLDSVVSQVLKPYQHSPAFPKAAKLFLLKWSFYSSMVIRDLTLRSAASFGSFHLIRLLYDEYMYYLIEHRVAQAKGETPIAVMGEFASLGRGLSQLDPDKEEDEEEDDESDDEGQELSLPSDVAVLGDESLEPPAKLARTDQRVLFTTGAADN, from the exons ATGGCCACCTCAGGCTATGTAGGTGAGATTCAACAGGCAGCCCAAACCCAGGGGGCTATTATTACTGTCACATCGGGGCAACCTGACGACAACTCCAACCCTCCCACTGCCCCTCAGTTTCTGGCTGAGATTCAGACTGCTGTGTCCACACCCACCATCATCACATCCACAGGCCAAACTACTCACACTGATCAAGATGCCTCAATCACCGCTCAAAAGCCCGCAGCTGGAAGTCAAGCCCAGTCAGCAGCACAGGCCCAGCCAGCTCAGACACAGTATGTGACTGCAGAGATCCAGGGCTCCCCTACCGAGTCGGGAAATTCTCAAAGCACTCCTCAGTACATTGTTGTTACAGTCACAG aGGGCTCCCTTCACTCAAGTGACAGTGTGTCAGACTCAAGTCCCCCTCCAGCTGTGGTGCAGACAGGTGTCCCCACGCAGGTTGTTCAGCAGGTGCAGGCAGCTCAACAG AGGTCTGTGGTGCAGGCCACCTCTCAGATAGCCAAGACTGAGCCAGGCACCCAGCTCAGTGTCACCAGTCTGCAGCCTGTTCACATCAGTCCAGAG gtccagcagcagctcacacCAGTGCAACATGTGTACACCAATCAGGTGCAGTATGTTGAAGGAACAGACACCAGCTACACCACTAGCACCAT TCGTTCCGGCACCTTCCCTTACACTGACACCCCGCTGTATACCCAGACCACAGCTGCCCAGTATTATGAAGGTCAGACAACCCCAGGCTCCCAGGCCTCCACCCCTGGCACacctctcactgtctctgtgaCTGCTGGCACAGCAGGTGGGGTTTCCATGTTTGTGGCCCAGCCCACAAGTGCAGCAGGGGGCGGGGCCACAGTGGTGACCACAGGTGGAACCACCAATGGGGCAGGGGATGGGGCAGGCACAAATGGTGGCGCAGCCGGCAGCTATGTGATCCAGGGGGGTTACATGCTGGGCAGCGGCAGCGGGGGTGCAGCTGGCAACAGCCAGAACTACTCACACACTGCCCGCGCCTCTCCAGCCACC TGGTTGCTGGACAACTATGAGACAGCTGAAGGAGTTAGTTTGCCACGTTCAACCCTGTACTGCCACTACCTGCTGCACTGCCAGGAGCAGAAACTGGAGCCCGTTAATGCTGCCTCTTTTGGGAAACTCATCAGATCTGTGTTTATGGGGCTTCGCACACGTCGCCTGGGCACACG GGGTAATTCTAAATACCACTACTATGGGCTGAGGATCAAGGCCGGCTCTTCTCTCCTCCGTCTGATGGAAGACCAGCAACATCTGGCTATGAGGCAGCAGCCCTTCTCACAGAaacagag attGAAGCCTGTTCATAAAGTGGAGGGGATGACCAATgggacagcagcaggagcaggtcagcagcagcagcagcaggggtctGGGCAGGTGGACATCAGCACCCAGGTTCAGCAGTACCAGCAGTTCCTAG aTGCATCAAGAGCTCTCCCAGAGTTCCCAGACATCGACCTCCAGGGGAAGGCTCTGCCAGAGGGCATCGAGCTGGAGCACATAAAGAGCTTTCAGCTGCTGTACAGAGAACACTGCGAG GCAATTTTAGATGTGATGGTCAACCTGCAGTTTACCCTGGTGGAAACTCTGTGGAAAACCTTCTGGAGGTTCAGCCAGAATCAGGCTGGAGACGCCACGCTGGCTGT tcacGATGAGTCAGAGAAGCGCCTCCCAAAGTCCTGCCTGGTGTTGCTGTGCAAGTACGATCCAGTACTGCGCTGGAGTCGTGACTGTGACAACAGCCTGTACCAGGGCCTGGTGGAAATCCTCATCCCTGATGTCCTCAGGCCAATCCCCA GTGCCTTAACTCAAGCCATCCGCAACTTTGCCAAGAGTCTGGAGAGCTGGCTGACTAATGCCATGATGAACATCCCTGAGGAAATGGTCCGCATCAAG GTAACATCTGCAAATGCATTTGCTCAGACGCTGCGTCGCTACACCAGTCTGAACCACCTCGCACAAGCAGCCCGTGCTGTGCTCCAGAACACAGCCCAGATCAACCAGATGCTCTCTGACCTCAACCGCGTTGACTTTGCCAACGTCCAG GAGCAGGCTTCATGGGTGTGCAGGTGTGAGGACCGTGTCGTCCAGCGGCTGGAGCAGGACTTTAAGCTGACCCTCCAGCAGCAGAACTCTCTTGAACAGTGGGCGGCGTGGCTCGACAGCGTGGTGTCCCAGGTCCTGAAGCCCTACCAGCACAGCCCCGCATTCCCCAAGGCCGCCAAGCTCTTCCTGCTGAAGTGGTCCTTTTACAG CTCCATGGTGATCAGAGACCTGACCCTGAGGAGTGCCGCAAGTTTTGGTTCCTTTCACCTGATCCGCCTGCTGTATGATGAATACATGTACTACCTGATCGAGCATAGGGTGGCTCAAGCCAAAGGAGAGACTCCCATTGCTGTCATGGGAGAG TTTGCCAGTTTGGGTCGGGGTCTAAGCCAACTGGATCCTGACAAAG aggaagacgaggaagaggatgatgagaGCGATGATGAAGGTCAGGAGCTGTCCCTTCCCTCCGACGTGGCTGTGCTCGGGGACGAGTCTCTGGAGCCGCCTGCTAAGCTGGCCAGAACCGACCAGAGAGTCCTGTTCACGACCGGGGCCGCCGACAACTAA
- the rfx1a gene encoding MHC class II regulatory factor RFX1a isoform X3, producing MATSGYVGEIQQAAQTQGAIITVTSGQPDDNSNPPTAPQFLAEIQTAVSTPTIITSTGQTTHTDQDASITAQKPAAGSQAQSAAQAQPAQTQYVTAEIQGSPTESGNSQSTPQYIVVTVTEGSLHSSDSVSDSSPPPAVVQTGVPTQVVQQVQAAQQRSVVQATSQIAKTEPGTQLSVTSLQPVHISPEVQQQLTPVQHVYTNQVQYVEGTDTSYTTSTIRSGTFPYTDTPLYTQTTAAQYYEGQTTPGSQASTPGTPLTVSVTAGTAGGVSMFVAQPTSAAGGGATVVTTGGTTNGAGDGAGTNGGAAGSYVIQGGYMLGSGSGGAAGNSQNYSHTARASPATVQWLLDNYETAEGVSLPRSTLYCHYLLHCQEQKLEPVNAASFGKLIRSVFMGLRTRRLGTRGNSKYHYYGLRIKAGSSLLRLMEDQQHLAMRQQPFSQKQRLKPVHKVEGMTNGTAAGAGQQQQQQGSGQVDISTQVQQYQQFLDASRALPEFPDIDLQGKALPEGIELEHIKSFQLLYREHCEAILDVMVNLQFTLVETLWKTFWRFSQNQAGDATLAVHDESEKRLPKSCLVLLCKYDPVLRWSRDCDNSLYQGLVEILIPDVLRPIPSALTQAIRNFAKSLESWLTNAMMNIPEEMVRIKVTSANAFAQTLRRYTSLNHLAQAARAVLQNTAQINQMLSDLNRVDFANVQEQASWVCRCEDRVVQRLEQDFKLTLQQQNSLEQWAAWLDSVVSQVLKPYQHSPAFPKAAKLFLLKWSFYSSMVIRDLTLRSAASFGSFHLIRLLYDEYMYYLIEHRVAQAKGETPIAVMGEFASLGRGLSQLDPDKEEDEEEDDESDDEGQELSLPSDVAVLGDESLEPPAKLARTDQRVLFTTGAADN from the exons ATGGCCACCTCAGGCTATGTAGGTGAGATTCAACAGGCAGCCCAAACCCAGGGGGCTATTATTACTGTCACATCGGGGCAACCTGACGACAACTCCAACCCTCCCACTGCCCCTCAGTTTCTGGCTGAGATTCAGACTGCTGTGTCCACACCCACCATCATCACATCCACAGGCCAAACTACTCACACTGATCAAGATGCCTCAATCACCGCTCAAAAGCCCGCAGCTGGAAGTCAAGCCCAGTCAGCAGCACAGGCCCAGCCAGCTCAGACACAGTATGTGACTGCAGAGATCCAGGGCTCCCCTACCGAGTCGGGAAATTCTCAAAGCACTCCTCAGTACATTGTTGTTACAGTCACAG aGGGCTCCCTTCACTCAAGTGACAGTGTGTCAGACTCAAGTCCCCCTCCAGCTGTGGTGCAGACAGGTGTCCCCACGCAGGTTGTTCAGCAGGTGCAGGCAGCTCAACAG AGGTCTGTGGTGCAGGCCACCTCTCAGATAGCCAAGACTGAGCCAGGCACCCAGCTCAGTGTCACCAGTCTGCAGCCTGTTCACATCAGTCCAGAG gtccagcagcagctcacacCAGTGCAACATGTGTACACCAATCAGGTGCAGTATGTTGAAGGAACAGACACCAGCTACACCACTAGCACCAT TCGTTCCGGCACCTTCCCTTACACTGACACCCCGCTGTATACCCAGACCACAGCTGCCCAGTATTATGAAGGTCAGACAACCCCAGGCTCCCAGGCCTCCACCCCTGGCACacctctcactgtctctgtgaCTGCTGGCACAGCAGGTGGGGTTTCCATGTTTGTGGCCCAGCCCACAAGTGCAGCAGGGGGCGGGGCCACAGTGGTGACCACAGGTGGAACCACCAATGGGGCAGGGGATGGGGCAGGCACAAATGGTGGCGCAGCCGGCAGCTATGTGATCCAGGGGGGTTACATGCTGGGCAGCGGCAGCGGGGGTGCAGCTGGCAACAGCCAGAACTACTCACACACTGCCCGCGCCTCTCCAGCCACC GTACAGTGGTTGCTGGACAACTATGAGACAGCTGAAGGAGTTAGTTTGCCACGTTCAACCCTGTACTGCCACTACCTGCTGCACTGCCAGGAGCAGAAACTGGAGCCCGTTAATGCTGCCTCTTTTGGGAAACTCATCAGATCTGTGTTTATGGGGCTTCGCACACGTCGCCTGGGCACACG GGGTAATTCTAAATACCACTACTATGGGCTGAGGATCAAGGCCGGCTCTTCTCTCCTCCGTCTGATGGAAGACCAGCAACATCTGGCTATGAGGCAGCAGCCCTTCTCACAGAaacagag attGAAGCCTGTTCATAAAGTGGAGGGGATGACCAATgggacagcagcaggagcaggtcagcagcagcagcagcaggggtctGGGCAGGTGGACATCAGCACCCAGGTTCAGCAGTACCAGCAGTTCCTAG aTGCATCAAGAGCTCTCCCAGAGTTCCCAGACATCGACCTCCAGGGGAAGGCTCTGCCAGAGGGCATCGAGCTGGAGCACATAAAGAGCTTTCAGCTGCTGTACAGAGAACACTGCGAG GCAATTTTAGATGTGATGGTCAACCTGCAGTTTACCCTGGTGGAAACTCTGTGGAAAACCTTCTGGAGGTTCAGCCAGAATCAGGCTGGAGACGCCACGCTGGCTGT tcacGATGAGTCAGAGAAGCGCCTCCCAAAGTCCTGCCTGGTGTTGCTGTGCAAGTACGATCCAGTACTGCGCTGGAGTCGTGACTGTGACAACAGCCTGTACCAGGGCCTGGTGGAAATCCTCATCCCTGATGTCCTCAGGCCAATCCCCA GTGCCTTAACTCAAGCCATCCGCAACTTTGCCAAGAGTCTGGAGAGCTGGCTGACTAATGCCATGATGAACATCCCTGAGGAAATGGTCCGCATCAAG GTAACATCTGCAAATGCATTTGCTCAGACGCTGCGTCGCTACACCAGTCTGAACCACCTCGCACAAGCAGCCCGTGCTGTGCTCCAGAACACAGCCCAGATCAACCAGATGCTCTCTGACCTCAACCGCGTTGACTTTGCCAACGTCCAG GAGCAGGCTTCATGGGTGTGCAGGTGTGAGGACCGTGTCGTCCAGCGGCTGGAGCAGGACTTTAAGCTGACCCTCCAGCAGCAGAACTCTCTTGAACAGTGGGCGGCGTGGCTCGACAGCGTGGTGTCCCAGGTCCTGAAGCCCTACCAGCACAGCCCCGCATTCCCCAAGGCCGCCAAGCTCTTCCTGCTGAAGTGGTCCTTTTACAG CTCCATGGTGATCAGAGACCTGACCCTGAGGAGTGCCGCAAGTTTTGGTTCCTTTCACCTGATCCGCCTGCTGTATGATGAATACATGTACTACCTGATCGAGCATAGGGTGGCTCAAGCCAAAGGAGAGACTCCCATTGCTGTCATGGGAGAG TTTGCCAGTTTGGGTCGGGGTCTAAGCCAACTGGATCCTGACAAAG aggaagacgaggaagaggatgatgagaGCGATGATGAAGGTCAGGAGCTGTCCCTTCCCTCCGACGTGGCTGTGCTCGGGGACGAGTCTCTGGAGCCGCCTGCTAAGCTGGCCAGAACCGACCAGAGAGTCCTGTTCACGACCGGGGCCGCCGACAACTAA
- the rfx1a gene encoding MHC class II regulatory factor RFX1a isoform X1: MATSGYVGEIQQAAQTQGAIITVTSGQPDDNSNPPTAPQFLAEIQTAVSTPTIITSTGQTTHTDQDASITAQKPAAGSQAQSAAQAQPAQTQYVTAEIQGSPTESGNSQSTPQYIVVTVTEGSLHSSDSVSDSSPPPAVVQTGVPTQVVQQVQAAQQRSVVQATSQIAKTEPGTQLSVTSLQPVHISPEVQQQLTPVQHVYTNQVQYVEGTDTSYTTSTIRSGTFPYTDTPLYTQTTAAQYYEGQTTPGSQASTPGTPLTVSVTAGTAGGVSMFVAQPTSAAGGGATVVTTGGTTNGAGDGAGTNGGAAGSYVIQGGYMLGSGSGGAAGNSQNYSHTARASPATVSITEGEESSVPSADKKVQWLLDNYETAEGVSLPRSTLYCHYLLHCQEQKLEPVNAASFGKLIRSVFMGLRTRRLGTRGNSKYHYYGLRIKAGSSLLRLMEDQQHLAMRQQPFSQKQRLKPVHKVEGMTNGTAAGAGQQQQQQGSGQVDISTQVQQYQQFLDASRALPEFPDIDLQGKALPEGIELEHIKSFQLLYREHCEAILDVMVNLQFTLVETLWKTFWRFSQNQAGDATLAVHDESEKRLPKSCLVLLCKYDPVLRWSRDCDNSLYQGLVEILIPDVLRPIPSALTQAIRNFAKSLESWLTNAMMNIPEEMVRIKVTSANAFAQTLRRYTSLNHLAQAARAVLQNTAQINQMLSDLNRVDFANVQEQASWVCRCEDRVVQRLEQDFKLTLQQQNSLEQWAAWLDSVVSQVLKPYQHSPAFPKAAKLFLLKWSFYSSMVIRDLTLRSAASFGSFHLIRLLYDEYMYYLIEHRVAQAKGETPIAVMGEFASLGRGLSQLDPDKEEDEEEDDESDDEGQELSLPSDVAVLGDESLEPPAKLARTDQRVLFTTGAADN; this comes from the exons ATGGCCACCTCAGGCTATGTAGGTGAGATTCAACAGGCAGCCCAAACCCAGGGGGCTATTATTACTGTCACATCGGGGCAACCTGACGACAACTCCAACCCTCCCACTGCCCCTCAGTTTCTGGCTGAGATTCAGACTGCTGTGTCCACACCCACCATCATCACATCCACAGGCCAAACTACTCACACTGATCAAGATGCCTCAATCACCGCTCAAAAGCCCGCAGCTGGAAGTCAAGCCCAGTCAGCAGCACAGGCCCAGCCAGCTCAGACACAGTATGTGACTGCAGAGATCCAGGGCTCCCCTACCGAGTCGGGAAATTCTCAAAGCACTCCTCAGTACATTGTTGTTACAGTCACAG aGGGCTCCCTTCACTCAAGTGACAGTGTGTCAGACTCAAGTCCCCCTCCAGCTGTGGTGCAGACAGGTGTCCCCACGCAGGTTGTTCAGCAGGTGCAGGCAGCTCAACAG AGGTCTGTGGTGCAGGCCACCTCTCAGATAGCCAAGACTGAGCCAGGCACCCAGCTCAGTGTCACCAGTCTGCAGCCTGTTCACATCAGTCCAGAG gtccagcagcagctcacacCAGTGCAACATGTGTACACCAATCAGGTGCAGTATGTTGAAGGAACAGACACCAGCTACACCACTAGCACCAT TCGTTCCGGCACCTTCCCTTACACTGACACCCCGCTGTATACCCAGACCACAGCTGCCCAGTATTATGAAGGTCAGACAACCCCAGGCTCCCAGGCCTCCACCCCTGGCACacctctcactgtctctgtgaCTGCTGGCACAGCAGGTGGGGTTTCCATGTTTGTGGCCCAGCCCACAAGTGCAGCAGGGGGCGGGGCCACAGTGGTGACCACAGGTGGAACCACCAATGGGGCAGGGGATGGGGCAGGCACAAATGGTGGCGCAGCCGGCAGCTATGTGATCCAGGGGGGTTACATGCTGGGCAGCGGCAGCGGGGGTGCAGCTGGCAACAGCCAGAACTACTCACACACTGCCCGCGCCTCTCCAGCCACCGTGAGTATTACAGAGGGCGAGGAGAGTAGCGTGCCGTCGGCAGACAAGAAG GTACAGTGGTTGCTGGACAACTATGAGACAGCTGAAGGAGTTAGTTTGCCACGTTCAACCCTGTACTGCCACTACCTGCTGCACTGCCAGGAGCAGAAACTGGAGCCCGTTAATGCTGCCTCTTTTGGGAAACTCATCAGATCTGTGTTTATGGGGCTTCGCACACGTCGCCTGGGCACACG GGGTAATTCTAAATACCACTACTATGGGCTGAGGATCAAGGCCGGCTCTTCTCTCCTCCGTCTGATGGAAGACCAGCAACATCTGGCTATGAGGCAGCAGCCCTTCTCACAGAaacagag attGAAGCCTGTTCATAAAGTGGAGGGGATGACCAATgggacagcagcaggagcaggtcagcagcagcagcagcaggggtctGGGCAGGTGGACATCAGCACCCAGGTTCAGCAGTACCAGCAGTTCCTAG aTGCATCAAGAGCTCTCCCAGAGTTCCCAGACATCGACCTCCAGGGGAAGGCTCTGCCAGAGGGCATCGAGCTGGAGCACATAAAGAGCTTTCAGCTGCTGTACAGAGAACACTGCGAG GCAATTTTAGATGTGATGGTCAACCTGCAGTTTACCCTGGTGGAAACTCTGTGGAAAACCTTCTGGAGGTTCAGCCAGAATCAGGCTGGAGACGCCACGCTGGCTGT tcacGATGAGTCAGAGAAGCGCCTCCCAAAGTCCTGCCTGGTGTTGCTGTGCAAGTACGATCCAGTACTGCGCTGGAGTCGTGACTGTGACAACAGCCTGTACCAGGGCCTGGTGGAAATCCTCATCCCTGATGTCCTCAGGCCAATCCCCA GTGCCTTAACTCAAGCCATCCGCAACTTTGCCAAGAGTCTGGAGAGCTGGCTGACTAATGCCATGATGAACATCCCTGAGGAAATGGTCCGCATCAAG GTAACATCTGCAAATGCATTTGCTCAGACGCTGCGTCGCTACACCAGTCTGAACCACCTCGCACAAGCAGCCCGTGCTGTGCTCCAGAACACAGCCCAGATCAACCAGATGCTCTCTGACCTCAACCGCGTTGACTTTGCCAACGTCCAG GAGCAGGCTTCATGGGTGTGCAGGTGTGAGGACCGTGTCGTCCAGCGGCTGGAGCAGGACTTTAAGCTGACCCTCCAGCAGCAGAACTCTCTTGAACAGTGGGCGGCGTGGCTCGACAGCGTGGTGTCCCAGGTCCTGAAGCCCTACCAGCACAGCCCCGCATTCCCCAAGGCCGCCAAGCTCTTCCTGCTGAAGTGGTCCTTTTACAG CTCCATGGTGATCAGAGACCTGACCCTGAGGAGTGCCGCAAGTTTTGGTTCCTTTCACCTGATCCGCCTGCTGTATGATGAATACATGTACTACCTGATCGAGCATAGGGTGGCTCAAGCCAAAGGAGAGACTCCCATTGCTGTCATGGGAGAG TTTGCCAGTTTGGGTCGGGGTCTAAGCCAACTGGATCCTGACAAAG aggaagacgaggaagaggatgatgagaGCGATGATGAAGGTCAGGAGCTGTCCCTTCCCTCCGACGTGGCTGTGCTCGGGGACGAGTCTCTGGAGCCGCCTGCTAAGCTGGCCAGAACCGACCAGAGAGTCCTGTTCACGACCGGGGCCGCCGACAACTAA